The Micromonospora sp. Llam0 genome contains a region encoding:
- a CDS encoding DUF4956 domain-containing protein, protein MDITFQDLSSTFSLGDIAASLALSFVLSAIIGWVYRATHRNVSYSQSYVQTLIILGMLISLIMLVVGSNIARAFALVGALSVVRFRNAIKETRDVGFIFLVMGVGMACGTRFYLLAVIATVAICLIIGVMYRFNWFALNVQRQVVKVQVPPDRDHTHAVQDVLLRLTTEFELVSIESIRGGALTELMYTVRLKKGSEPGELIAALSQLTGGQRVTVLTGYDQTDL, encoded by the coding sequence ATGGACATCACCTTCCAGGACCTGTCCAGCACGTTCAGCCTCGGCGACATCGCCGCGTCGCTGGCGCTGTCCTTCGTGCTCAGCGCGATCATCGGCTGGGTCTACCGGGCCACCCACCGCAACGTGTCCTACAGCCAGTCGTACGTCCAGACACTGATCATCCTCGGCATGCTGATCTCGTTGATCATGCTGGTCGTCGGCTCCAACATCGCCCGCGCCTTCGCCCTGGTCGGCGCGCTGTCCGTGGTCCGGTTCCGCAACGCGATCAAGGAGACCCGCGACGTCGGCTTCATCTTCCTGGTGATGGGCGTCGGCATGGCCTGCGGCACCCGGTTCTACCTGCTCGCGGTGATCGCCACGGTCGCGATCTGCCTGATCATCGGGGTGATGTACCGCTTCAACTGGTTCGCACTCAACGTGCAACGCCAGGTGGTGAAGGTGCAGGTGCCACCGGACCGCGACCACACGCACGCCGTGCAGGACGTGCTGCTGCGGCTGACCACCGAGTTCGAGCTGGTCAGCATCGAGTCGATCCGGGGCGGCGCGCTGACCGAGCTGATGTACACGGTCAGGTTGAAGAAGGGATCCGAGCCGGGTGAGCTGATCGCGGCGTTGAGCCAACTGACCGGCGGTCAACGGGTCACGGTGCTCACCGGATACGACCAGACGGATCTGTGA
- a CDS encoding polyphosphate polymerase domain-containing protein, which translates to MRPQSAPPTATGPGPDDRAGHGADDRAGHALRGVTRLHAFNRYEIKYLVDNAAVPALRDRLARRLDRDSHAGTTGYGVWSLYYDTDDLRFYWEKIEGLRFRRKLRIRHYGDRTGIDDDTTVHVEIKQRVNRVTQKRRIALPYRLARQLCDGRTMIDHAEPQRGFVQEVLSLVNGLDLRPVAITGYHRQAFVGTGTDLGLRVTLDTRVRGRDRDLRLGVDAENRFIVPPWRSIMEVKANERVPYWLTDLAAKADLSVVRVSKYCQCVEAFGRAPRSVFHLPADAPPPEPDRPVGELLAVGASGGRA; encoded by the coding sequence ATGCGACCCCAATCGGCACCGCCGACGGCGACCGGCCCAGGACCGGACGACCGGGCCGGTCACGGCGCGGACGACCGGGCCGGTCACGCGCTGCGGGGCGTCACCCGGCTGCACGCGTTCAACCGGTACGAGATCAAGTACCTGGTCGACAACGCGGCGGTGCCGGCGCTGCGTGACCGGCTCGCCCGCCGACTCGACCGGGACAGCCATGCCGGGACCACCGGGTACGGGGTGTGGAGCCTCTACTACGACACCGACGACCTGCGGTTCTACTGGGAGAAGATCGAAGGGCTGCGGTTCCGCCGCAAACTGCGGATCCGGCACTACGGTGACCGGACCGGCATCGACGACGACACCACCGTGCACGTCGAGATCAAGCAGCGGGTCAACCGGGTCACCCAGAAACGGCGGATCGCGCTGCCGTACCGACTGGCCCGTCAACTCTGCGACGGCCGCACCATGATCGACCACGCCGAGCCGCAGCGGGGCTTCGTGCAGGAGGTCCTCAGCCTGGTCAACGGCCTGGACCTACGCCCGGTGGCGATCACCGGCTACCACCGGCAGGCGTTCGTCGGCACCGGCACCGATCTCGGCCTGCGGGTAACCCTGGACACCCGGGTCCGGGGTCGAGACCGTGACCTGCGCCTGGGCGTCGACGCCGAGAACCGGTTCATCGTCCCGCCGTGGCGTTCGATCATGGAGGTGAAGGCGAACGAACGGGTTCCGTACTGGCTGACCGACCTCGCCGCGAAGGCCGACCTGTCGGTCGTGCGGGTCAGCAAGTACTGCCAGTGCGTCGAGGCGTTCGGGCGGGCCCCGCGGTCGGTGTTCCACCTGCCGGCCGACGCGCCACCACCGGAGCCGGACCGGCCGGTCGGCGAACTGCTGGCCGTCGGCGCGAGCGGCGGGCGGGCCTGA
- a CDS encoding PPOX class F420-dependent oxidoreductase: MAKPPLPQHLVEMLGRPNLSVMGTVNPSGAPVTVATWYLWDDGRVLLNLDAGRKRLEHLRADPRVSLTVLDGDSWYRHVSLHGRVTIEPDPELTGIDRLARHYTGDRYADRERPRVSAWLTVESYHAWGFDR, from the coding sequence ATGGCCAAGCCACCGTTGCCGCAACACCTGGTCGAGATGCTGGGGCGACCGAACCTGTCGGTGATGGGCACGGTGAACCCGAGCGGCGCGCCGGTCACCGTCGCCACCTGGTACCTGTGGGACGACGGCCGGGTGCTGCTCAACCTGGATGCCGGGCGCAAGCGGTTGGAGCATCTGCGGGCCGACCCAAGGGTGTCACTGACCGTGCTGGACGGCGACTCCTGGTACCGGCACGTCAGCCTGCACGGCAGGGTGACCATCGAGCCGGACCCCGAGCTGACCGGGATCGACCGGCTCGCCCGGCATTACACCGGTGACCGCTACGCGGACCGGGAGCGCCCCCGGGTGTCCGCCTGGCTGACCGTGGAGTCCTACCACGCCTGGGGCTTCGACCGCTGA
- a CDS encoding glycine--tRNA ligase: MQDALARLAAYWAEQGCLTVQPMNTEVGAGTLNPATFLRVLGPEPWRVAYVEPSVRPDDARYGENPNRIQTHTQFQVILKPEPGDAQELYLGSLAALGIDVAAHDVRFVEDNWASPALGAWGLGWEVWLDGLEITQFTYFQQAGGINLEVPSVEITYGIERIMMALQGVRHFKEIAYAPGISYGEIFGPGEYEMSRYYLDDADVATNRQLLDLYAAEAQRMIDAGLPVPAHSFVLKCSQAFNVLDARGAVSTAERATEFARMRRLAGEVAQLWVRRRDELGHPLGVVPPAPAGQADEAAAQPGESDPARQLVFEIGTEEMPPSEVRSARQQVAKLVADRLAATRLAHGDVRVLATPRRLVAIVDAVATREPDHTRTVRGPKVAAGFRPDGTPTPAAAGFARSQGVEVADLARVEIGGVPHLAVLRDEPGRTATEVLTEVLAGVVTGLRSAKNMRWRDPQLAFTRPVRWLLALWGDVVVPVEVSTLAAGRTTRVHRTAATSTVEVADAESYLATVRDAGIVVDPDERRAIITAAAGELATGVGGQVDLTAEAGLLTQVVDLIEQPTPLLGGFEERYLELPEAVLATVMRKHQRYLPVRRADGALLPHFVAVANGAIDTDLVRAGNEAVLRARYEDAAFFYRADRATPLAELRSRLSRLTFTDKLGSMADRADRIAGLASDLAEVIALSDPDRVTLGRAAELVKFDLGSQMVTEMTSLAGVMARDYAEHAGEPAAVARAVFEAELPRSTGDQLPQSLPGALLSLADRLDLVTGLAATVGMPTGSSDPFAIRRAVLGLLAVHRSQPGLAGISLAAGLAAAARRQPVPVDDAVLAEIVEFLTRRVEQLLTEEGQPVDRVRAVLAHADRPQLVDRLLTQLDRLLTDEQFRTLAEALQRARRIVPADVPAEYDPALLTEPAEVRLHEVVKQVRADLDHSADLDRFTGIAGQLTAPVNAFFDDVFVMAEDPQLRQARLGLLATVATLAADVLDWPQLRM, from the coding sequence ATGCAGGACGCGCTGGCCCGCCTCGCGGCGTACTGGGCCGAGCAGGGTTGCCTGACGGTCCAGCCGATGAACACCGAGGTCGGCGCCGGCACGCTGAACCCGGCCACGTTCCTGCGGGTGCTCGGTCCGGAGCCGTGGCGGGTCGCCTACGTCGAGCCGTCGGTACGCCCGGACGACGCCCGGTACGGCGAGAACCCGAACCGGATCCAGACGCACACCCAGTTCCAGGTGATCCTCAAGCCGGAGCCGGGCGACGCGCAGGAGCTCTACCTCGGCAGCCTGGCCGCGCTCGGTATCGACGTGGCCGCGCACGACGTCCGGTTCGTCGAGGACAACTGGGCCTCACCGGCGCTCGGCGCCTGGGGTCTCGGTTGGGAGGTCTGGCTGGACGGGCTGGAGATCACCCAGTTCACCTACTTCCAGCAGGCCGGTGGGATCAACCTCGAGGTGCCGTCGGTGGAGATCACCTACGGCATCGAGCGGATCATGATGGCGTTGCAGGGGGTCCGCCACTTCAAGGAGATCGCGTACGCGCCGGGCATCTCCTACGGCGAGATCTTCGGCCCAGGTGAGTACGAGATGTCCCGTTACTACCTCGACGACGCCGACGTCGCCACCAACCGGCAACTGCTCGACCTGTACGCCGCCGAGGCACAGCGGATGATCGACGCCGGGCTGCCGGTGCCGGCGCACAGCTTCGTGCTCAAGTGCTCACAGGCGTTCAACGTGCTGGACGCGCGGGGCGCGGTCTCCACCGCGGAGCGGGCCACCGAGTTCGCCCGGATGCGCCGGCTGGCCGGCGAGGTGGCGCAGCTGTGGGTGCGCCGCCGCGACGAGCTGGGTCATCCGCTGGGCGTGGTGCCGCCGGCACCGGCCGGGCAGGCCGACGAGGCGGCCGCGCAGCCCGGTGAGTCGGACCCGGCCCGGCAGCTGGTGTTCGAGATCGGCACCGAGGAGATGCCGCCGTCGGAGGTCCGCTCGGCCCGCCAGCAGGTCGCCAAGCTGGTCGCCGACCGGCTGGCCGCCACCCGGCTGGCGCACGGCGACGTCCGGGTGCTGGCCACCCCGCGCCGGCTGGTCGCGATCGTCGACGCGGTCGCCACCCGCGAGCCCGACCACACCCGCACGGTACGCGGACCGAAGGTCGCCGCCGGGTTCCGGCCGGACGGCACGCCCACCCCGGCTGCGGCGGGCTTCGCCCGCTCCCAGGGGGTCGAGGTGGCCGACCTGGCCCGGGTGGAGATCGGCGGCGTACCGCATCTGGCGGTGCTGCGCGACGAGCCCGGCCGCACCGCGACGGAGGTCCTCACCGAGGTGCTCGCCGGGGTGGTGACCGGCCTGCGCTCGGCGAAGAACATGCGGTGGCGGGATCCGCAGCTGGCGTTCACCCGTCCGGTCCGCTGGCTGCTGGCGCTCTGGGGTGACGTGGTGGTGCCGGTCGAGGTGTCCACCCTGGCCGCCGGCCGGACCACCCGGGTGCACCGGACCGCCGCGACGTCAACCGTGGAGGTGGCCGACGCGGAGAGCTACCTGGCGACGGTCCGCGACGCCGGCATCGTGGTGGACCCGGACGAACGCCGGGCGATCATCACCGCCGCCGCCGGTGAGCTGGCCACCGGCGTCGGCGGTCAGGTCGACCTGACCGCCGAGGCCGGTCTGCTCACCCAGGTGGTGGATCTGATCGAGCAGCCCACGCCGCTGCTCGGCGGGTTCGAGGAACGCTACCTGGAGCTGCCCGAGGCGGTGCTGGCCACGGTGATGCGCAAGCATCAGCGGTACCTGCCGGTGCGTCGCGCGGACGGTGCCCTGTTGCCGCACTTCGTGGCGGTCGCCAACGGCGCGATCGACACCGATCTGGTGCGGGCCGGCAACGAGGCGGTGCTGCGGGCCCGGTACGAGGACGCCGCGTTCTTCTACCGCGCTGACCGGGCCACCCCGCTGGCCGAGCTGCGGTCCCGGCTGAGCCGGTTGACCTTCACCGACAAGCTGGGCTCGATGGCGGACCGGGCCGACCGGATCGCCGGGCTGGCCAGCGACCTGGCCGAGGTGATCGCGCTGTCCGATCCGGACCGGGTGACCTTGGGCCGCGCGGCCGAGCTGGTCAAGTTCGACCTCGGTTCGCAGATGGTCACCGAGATGACCAGTCTCGCCGGGGTGATGGCCCGTGACTACGCCGAGCACGCCGGGGAGCCGGCGGCGGTCGCCCGGGCGGTGTTCGAGGCCGAGCTGCCGCGCAGCACCGGTGACCAGCTGCCGCAGTCGCTGCCGGGGGCGCTGCTGTCGCTGGCCGACCGGCTGGATCTGGTGACCGGGCTGGCCGCCACGGTCGGCATGCCGACCGGCAGCAGTGACCCGTTCGCGATCCGGCGGGCGGTGCTGGGGCTGTTGGCGGTGCACCGCAGCCAGCCTGGGCTGGCCGGGATCTCGCTGGCCGCCGGGCTGGCGGCGGCGGCCCGGCGGCAGCCGGTGCCAGTCGACGATGCGGTGCTGGCCGAGATCGTCGAGTTCCTGACCCGCCGGGTGGAGCAGCTGCTGACCGAGGAGGGTCAGCCGGTGGACCGGGTCCGCGCGGTGCTGGCGCACGCCGACCGGCCGCAGCTGGTCGACCGGCTGCTGACCCAGTTGGACCGGCTGCTGACGGACGAGCAGTTCCGGACGCTCGCCGAGGCGCTGCAGCGGGCCCGGCGAATCGTCCCGGCCGACGTGCCCGCCGAGTACGACCCGGCGTTGCTCACCGAGCCGGCCGAGGTACGGCTGCACGAGGTGGTCAAGCAGGTGCGGGCCGACCTGGATCACAGCGCGGACCTCGACCGGTTCACCGGGATCGCCGGGCAACTGACCGCGCCGGTGAACGCGTTCTTCGACGACGTCTTCGTGATGGCCGAGGATCCGCAGCTACGCCAGGCCCGACTGGGTCTGCTCGCCACGGTCGCGACGCTCGCCGCCGACGTGCTGGACTGGCCGCAGCTGCGGATGTGA
- a CDS encoding CDP-alcohol phosphatidyltransferase family protein translates to MNGPAGPVRNVPNLITTVRTVVAVGLAVLAVVGDSALLTGVAITCYWVGDMADGLAARLLRQETRFGAVYDIVCDRVCCLAVAAALIPLLPSMAVPLVIFVVQFVVVDLVLSLSFLRWPLLSPNYFHLVHTQVYRFNWSPVAKALNTGGLVLLVVLAPSPVLPVAFTLAIAVVKLASLVVVARIPLAVDLPGLRAASS, encoded by the coding sequence GTGAACGGGCCTGCCGGGCCGGTCCGTAACGTACCGAATCTGATCACCACGGTCCGGACCGTGGTCGCCGTCGGCCTGGCCGTGCTGGCCGTCGTCGGCGACAGCGCGCTGCTCACCGGCGTCGCGATCACGTGTTACTGGGTCGGTGACATGGCGGACGGTCTGGCCGCCCGGCTGCTGCGGCAGGAGACCCGGTTCGGTGCCGTCTACGACATCGTCTGCGACCGGGTCTGTTGCCTGGCGGTCGCCGCCGCGTTGATTCCGCTGCTGCCGTCGATGGCCGTGCCGCTGGTCATCTTCGTCGTGCAGTTCGTCGTGGTGGATCTGGTGCTGAGCCTGAGTTTCCTGCGGTGGCCGCTGCTGAGCCCGAACTACTTCCATCTTGTGCACACCCAGGTGTACCGGTTCAACTGGTCGCCGGTGGCGAAGGCGTTGAACACCGGTGGCCTGGTGCTGCTGGTGGTGCTGGCACCGTCGCCGGTGCTCCCGGTGGCGTTCACCTTGGCCATCGCCGTGGTGAAGCTCGCTTCGCTCGTCGTGGTGGCCCGGATCCCGCTCGCTGTCGACCTTCCGGGTCTGCGCGCCGCCTCCTCGTGA
- a CDS encoding CotH kinase family protein: MSGTASAPNPPAAPSVAPPKRRWRHRIPLRVRHNYRLLASCTAFLLVVTVVLGSTRIQPYVTSAADAATDLVTVDIAGTVDLFDSTVAHEISLVFADADYQRMLDAYFTDGEKEYVEADLVVDSTTIPSVGIRLKGNSTLSGLTRDGETAQRGGAAPGGGQFGGGQRPDGGQFGGGQRPDGGQGQQQGAGGPGGGMGRAGLAAEEPETLPWLISFDTFVEGRRYQGLQEIAVRVGGMGGGTAVANEALALSLLGTAGMTTQRYAYSAFTVNDRPTTGRLVVEHPDEHYAAGLGDSGVLYKSLAGGSFTYQGEDPVEYQDDFKQINLTGSQDLQPAINLIRWMSEASDDEFDDELADYVDVESFARYVAAQNLLLNFDDMAGPGRNYYLWYDLATRKFTVVSWDHNLTFSGDATLGPQDAVTMGGGRFGGGPGAAQQGGGPGAAQQDGGPGRSTGHPLKERFLASQAFAEVYATAYRDLYQRMFASGAATAALDGLTAVLTTVDGRDDAAVTTELEQLRATVEQRTESLRDQV, encoded by the coding sequence ATGAGCGGTACAGCGTCCGCCCCGAACCCGCCGGCCGCGCCGTCGGTCGCCCCGCCGAAGCGCCGGTGGCGGCACCGGATCCCGCTGCGGGTCCGGCACAACTACCGGCTGCTCGCCAGCTGCACCGCCTTCCTGCTGGTGGTGACGGTCGTGCTGGGCAGCACCCGGATCCAGCCGTACGTCACCAGCGCGGCCGACGCCGCGACCGATCTGGTGACGGTCGACATCGCCGGCACCGTCGACCTGTTCGATTCGACGGTGGCTCACGAGATCTCGCTGGTCTTCGCCGACGCCGACTACCAGCGGATGCTCGACGCCTACTTCACTGACGGCGAGAAGGAGTACGTCGAGGCCGACCTGGTGGTCGACTCGACCACGATCCCGAGCGTGGGCATCCGGCTCAAAGGCAACTCCACCCTGTCCGGTCTGACCCGCGACGGTGAGACCGCCCAACGTGGCGGGGCCGCACCCGGCGGCGGCCAGTTCGGCGGTGGGCAGCGACCCGACGGCGGCCAGTTCGGTGGAGGGCAGCGACCCGACGGCGGACAGGGCCAGCAGCAGGGCGCCGGCGGGCCGGGCGGCGGTATGGGCCGGGCCGGGCTGGCCGCCGAGGAGCCGGAAACCCTGCCCTGGCTGATCAGCTTCGACACGTTCGTCGAGGGGCGGCGCTACCAGGGACTGCAGGAGATCGCGGTGCGGGTCGGCGGAATGGGCGGCGGCACCGCCGTGGCCAACGAGGCCCTCGCCCTGTCGCTGCTCGGCACCGCCGGGATGACCACCCAGCGGTACGCGTACAGCGCGTTCACGGTCAACGACCGGCCGACCACCGGCCGCCTCGTGGTGGAACACCCCGACGAGCACTACGCCGCCGGGCTGGGTGACAGTGGCGTGCTCTACAAGTCGTTGGCCGGCGGTTCGTTCACCTACCAGGGCGAGGATCCGGTCGAGTACCAGGACGACTTCAAGCAGATCAACCTCACCGGAAGCCAGGACCTGCAGCCGGCGATCAACCTGATCCGCTGGATGTCCGAGGCGTCCGACGACGAGTTCGACGACGAGCTGGCCGATTACGTCGACGTCGAGTCGTTCGCCCGCTACGTCGCCGCCCAGAACCTGCTGCTCAACTTCGACGACATGGCCGGTCCCGGCCGCAACTACTACCTCTGGTACGACCTGGCCACCCGGAAGTTCACGGTGGTCAGCTGGGACCACAACCTGACGTTCAGTGGCGACGCCACCCTCGGGCCGCAGGACGCGGTGACCATGGGCGGTGGCCGGTTCGGTGGCGGTCCCGGCGCTGCCCAGCAGGGCGGCGGTCCCGGCGCCGCACAACAGGACGGCGGTCCCGGCCGGTCGACGGGCCACCCGCTCAAGGAGCGGTTCCTGGCCAGCCAGGCGTTCGCCGAGGTGTACGCCACCGCGTACCGCGATCTCTACCAGCGGATGTTCGCCAGCGGCGCGGCGACGGCCGCGTTGGACGGCCTGACCGCCGTCCTGACGACCGTCGACGGCCGGGACGACGCGGCGGTCACGACCGAGCTGGAACAGCTGCGGGCCACGGTCGAGCAGCGGACAGAAAGCCTGCGCGATCAGGTGTGA